The sequence below is a genomic window from Bdellovibrionota bacterium.
ACTCCCGATCGAATGTCCGCACTGTCGCCAAGAAATGCGGCTCCTCGGGTTCGTGACGCACCCCGCGGAGATCGGAATTCTCGCTCCCCAGGCCTGCCGCGCCCCACCGCTAAAACCGGTCGAATCCTTCTTCGATCGGCAGGGGAAGACTCCCTTCCTCGTCGCGGCCGAGGAACCGAGGCCCTACGAATCCTCCGACTTCAACCAGGTCCGAGAAGAATCCAACGCCGATTTCGATCAGCGCCAGACCGGGTAACGGAGTTCTTCGCGTTCGTTTCCCCTTTTCAATCCCTTTCCGTCCGTTCCGGGGGCCATGGCCCCCCTCTCTTCCTGAATTCCTCCTCGTTTCCCGTTCCAACAGGAGCCGAGGGGACTCGAAGACCCTCTCTCTTCGCTTTGGCTGCGTACATTCCTAGCCCAATACAATCGTCGGATTTCTAAAAGTTACCCGTTAGCGGACGTCAAGCTTTTGTCGTAAGCGAATCCGGCTACCTTCAATTTCATGTCATTGCGGCTGTCCTCCAGAAAATTGGATCGTTTATTGGCCCCAGGATCCATCATTTCGAATGACCCGAGGGTTCAGGTACCCCCGAAAATGGAATCTGCGCGGTGGATGTCGGGTCGGTCCGTTCGCCGTTTCGAGCTCACGCAAAGGTGGCTCAGGAGGATGTTTCGGAAGGCGCCTTCTCTCGTAAAACGGACTCGTGTTCTGGTCCTGTAACTTTCCGAAGTACGTCTTCGTTGGACTCCGACTCGGTTCTCCTCGCTCGGATCCCAATCGTTGGAGGAATCTTTCTTTCCCTAGACCGCCAAACAGCGCTCCAAGGAAAACACTTCGCCTCGCTTGAGCAGAATGTAAACGCCGATCAAGAGCCGACGCGCCAGAGCCATCCGGACTTTGTTCTTGTGCATTCGTCGCAACAGAGGCTTCGCCCACGCTTGAGCGAGTCGGTTAGTCTTGAGGAGACGGACCGCCCACTCCCCTAAAATCCACCTCAACTCTCGATTCCCTCGCTTCGTTAATCGCCCGTGATGCTTCGTATCGGCCGATTGAGATACTCGAGGAACCAGGCCCGCATACGCCGCCACCGCCTTGGCATTGGCAAAACGATTCACATCCCCCAACTCATACACTAACGTGGCCGCCGTTTGCGGACCCACTCCCGGCAATGCCGTCCGAACGTTTCGGAGCTTCTCCTCTGCCGCTCTCTTGCGAATCTGTTCACTCAAGTGTTCGATCGTCTGTTGAATCGATTCCAAACTCGAAAGGAGAGACGAAAAACAGACGTTCAACTCCTCGGTCGGAAACAAAAGCCTCTTCAACTGTTCCATACTCCTCGTCCCATACA
It includes:
- a CDS encoding IS110 family transposase; translation: MQAKYSIGIDLHKSVIQVCVLDERGEVIEEFRESIETREEGRIVVERLTTWREGGRLVVEAVGVNRWFVNACHETGLGIVVADPVKLNLQMLGKKTDRRDARELARRLYLGDIDAYGTTYYPTEEEYGVRKILRVRHHLVKVRKQITSQLRAFLNAYKLPARVVLYGTRSMEQLKRLLFPTEELNVCFSSLLSSLESIQQTIEHLSEQIRKRAAEEKLRNVRTALPGVGPQTAATLVYELGDVNRFANAKAVAAYAGLVPRVSQSADTKHHGRLTKRGNRELRWILGEWAVRLLKTNRLAQAWAKPLLRRMHKNKVRMALARRLLIGVYILLKRGEVFSLERCLAV